From Kiloniellales bacterium, a single genomic window includes:
- a CDS encoding GMC family oxidoreductase N-terminal domain-containing protein — translation MTRRNLGRFDYVIVGAGTAGCVLANRLSADPEVSVLLLEAGGKDDYLWIHIPVGYLFTMNNPRTDWCFMTEAEPGLNGRALNYPRGKTLGGCSSINGMIYMRGQARDYDQWRQLGNVGWAWDDVLPYFLRSEDQARGADEFHGVGGEWRVENIPITWEILDAFREAAAEVGIPKTEDFNRGDNEGCGYFQVNQKKGVRWSTAKAFLRPAQGRPNLRVLTRAQATGIGFDGKRARTLELLLKGEPAVAEAEGEIILAGGAVASPTLLQHSGVGPGALLREHGIPVLHELAGVGGNLQDHLQVRLAFKVQGTRTMNERSHSLVQKAFMGLEYALFRSGPLVMSPSQLGGFAKSDPSLETPNLQYHIQPLSTEKLGDPLHPFPAFTASVCNLRPQSRGRIDIRGADPLAAPVIKPNYLSDEADRKVAAEAIRLTRKICAAPALARFSPEEFKPGPRFQSDEDLAREAGNIASTIFHPVGTCKMGRDDLAVVDDRLRVHGLDGLRVVDASIMPTITSGNTNSPVIMIAEKAADMIKEDRKSRQRPAA, via the coding sequence GTGACCCGCCGCAATCTCGGGCGCTTTGACTACGTGATCGTCGGCGCCGGCACGGCGGGCTGCGTGCTGGCCAACCGGCTCTCGGCCGACCCCGAGGTCTCGGTCCTGCTGCTCGAGGCCGGCGGCAAGGACGACTACCTCTGGATCCATATCCCGGTCGGCTACCTCTTCACCATGAACAACCCGCGCACCGACTGGTGCTTCATGACCGAGGCGGAGCCGGGCCTGAACGGCCGCGCGCTGAATTATCCGCGCGGCAAGACGCTCGGCGGCTGCTCCTCGATCAACGGCATGATCTACATGCGGGGCCAGGCGCGCGATTACGACCAGTGGCGCCAACTGGGCAACGTCGGCTGGGCCTGGGACGACGTGCTGCCCTACTTCCTGCGCTCCGAGGACCAGGCCCGCGGCGCCGACGAATTCCACGGCGTTGGCGGCGAGTGGCGGGTCGAGAACATCCCGATCACGTGGGAGATCCTCGACGCCTTCCGAGAGGCGGCGGCCGAGGTCGGCATCCCCAAGACCGAGGACTTCAACCGCGGCGACAACGAGGGCTGCGGCTACTTCCAGGTCAACCAGAAGAAGGGCGTGCGCTGGTCCACCGCCAAGGCCTTCCTGCGCCCGGCCCAGGGCCGGCCGAACCTCCGGGTGCTGACCCGCGCCCAGGCGACTGGGATCGGTTTCGACGGCAAGCGCGCCAGGACGCTCGAACTGCTGCTCAAGGGCGAGCCGGCGGTGGCCGAGGCGGAGGGCGAGATCATCCTCGCCGGGGGCGCGGTGGCCTCGCCGACCCTGCTGCAGCACTCCGGCGTCGGTCCTGGCGCCCTCCTGAGGGAGCACGGCATTCCAGTGCTGCACGAACTGGCCGGTGTGGGCGGCAACCTGCAGGACCATCTCCAGGTGCGCCTGGCTTTCAAGGTCCAGGGCACCAGGACCATGAACGAGCGCTCCCACAGCCTCGTTCAGAAGGCGTTCATGGGGCTCGAGTACGCGCTGTTCCGCAGCGGGCCCCTGGTCATGTCTCCGAGCCAGCTCGGCGGCTTCGCCAAGAGCGATCCCAGCCTCGAGACGCCCAACCTGCAGTACCACATCCAGCCGCTCTCGACCGAGAAGCTTGGCGACCCGCTGCACCCCTTTCCGGCCTTCACCGCCTCGGTTTGCAACCTGCGGCCCCAGAGCCGGGGCCGGATCGACATCCGCGGCGCCGATCCCCTGGCGGCGCCGGTCATCAAGCCCAACTATCTCTCGGACGAGGCCGACCGCAAGGTGGCTGCCGAGGCGATCCGCCTGACCCGCAAGATCTGCGCCGCGCCGGCGCTGGCCCGCTTCTCGCCCGAGGAGTTCAAGCCCGGCCCGCGGTTCCAGAGCGACGAGGACCTGGCGCGCGAGGCCGGCAACATCGCCTCGACCATCTTCCACCCGGTCGGCACCTGCAAGATGGGCCGGGACGATCTAGCCGTGGTCGACGATCGCTTGCGGGTCCACGGCCTCGACGGCCTGCGCGTGGTCGACGCCTCGATCATGCCGACCATCACTTCGGGCAATACCAACTCCCCGGTCATCATGATCGCCGAAAAGGCCGCCGACATGATCAAGGAGGACCGCAAGAGCCGCCAACGGCCTGCCGCGTGA